Proteins encoded together in one Terriglobia bacterium window:
- a CDS encoding winged helix-turn-helix domain-containing protein, which translates to MAEPSRKPIRFGLYEVDVASGELRKSGVKVRLQEQPFQVLVALLERPGEVVTREDLRQRLWPADTFVDFDHSLNTAINKLRDALGDTASNARFIETLARRGYRFIAPVQSGIGEAAASAPVAETPASAELPADELPRPHRGMVRTLFLLIQVMYLVFYIVALARLERVYEIAALEMGNGTVVVVVAVISAVIAIPMRLYLWTAVAFDYRLLGEKFRRLFPVVFVVDEIWALSPLLIGHKIGLGLALAACAALLYLPFSQRTLMRMGYPVARRQPAVVSQV; encoded by the coding sequence ATCCGCTTCGGCTTGTACGAAGTGGATGTCGCCAGCGGAGAGCTGCGCAAGAGCGGGGTTAAGGTCCGCTTGCAGGAACAGCCGTTTCAGGTGCTGGTGGCCCTGCTGGAGCGTCCGGGCGAGGTGGTGACGCGGGAAGACCTGCGGCAGCGCCTCTGGCCGGCGGACACTTTCGTGGATTTCGATCACAGCCTGAACACCGCCATCAACAAGCTGCGCGACGCGCTGGGAGACACAGCCAGCAACGCGCGGTTCATCGAGACCCTGGCGCGTCGTGGATACCGCTTCATTGCGCCCGTGCAGAGCGGGATCGGGGAAGCAGCGGCGAGTGCGCCGGTCGCCGAAACTCCTGCGAGTGCCGAGCTCCCGGCGGACGAGCTGCCGCGGCCGCATCGCGGGATGGTGCGCACACTGTTCCTGCTGATCCAGGTCATGTACCTGGTGTTCTACATTGTGGCGCTGGCCCGGCTCGAGCGCGTTTATGAGATCGCGGCACTGGAGATGGGAAACGGAACGGTCGTGGTGGTGGTGGCGGTGATCTCGGCGGTAATCGCCATCCCCATGCGGCTCTACCTGTGGACCGCGGTGGCATTCGACTACCGGCTGCTGGGAGAGAAGTTCCGCCGGTTGTTTCCGGTGGTCTTCGTCGTGGACGAGATCTGGGCGCTTTCGCCCTTGCTCATCGGGCACAAGATCGGGCTGGGGCTGGCGCTGGCCGCCTGCGCCGCCTTGCTCTACCTCCCGTTTTCGCAACGGACGCTGATGAGGATGGGATATCCAGTCGCCCGTCGCCAGCCGGCAGTCGTCAGCCAGGTTTAG
- a CDS encoding TonB C-terminal domain-containing protein, producing the protein MATSEVPRAEQSAPELHVVPVFVVEFDDERSRSRLREAAFLSVIFHLVVFIVLLLSPKWLPKLHPILLATAADMMRDRQLTFLDLPHDTQKPAKPPQTNVISDKDRVAMSRRPTIDRKTLDELRDSRRPGAPGSDAPAAPPMQGQPPQQQPQQSSPANQLAHLEAPPIGRPRPTTPNFSTGSGSAGSAIDQAARAAAAARSSGGGAAGDAGDYGLGLGKSGASLGGGVDILSDTMGVDFAPYLKRIQHIIQTNWNNLIPEGAYPPLRKHGKVAIDFAILKDGSVAGMKLYGPSGDVSLDRAAWGGITGSNPFPPLPSEFPGQYLAIRCRFYYNPERGELR; encoded by the coding sequence ATGGCAACCAGCGAAGTACCGCGCGCAGAACAGAGCGCGCCCGAGCTCCACGTGGTGCCGGTGTTCGTGGTCGAGTTCGACGACGAACGCTCGCGCTCCCGCCTGCGCGAAGCGGCCTTCCTCTCCGTCATCTTCCATTTGGTGGTTTTCATCGTCCTGCTGCTCTCCCCCAAGTGGTTGCCGAAGCTGCATCCCATCCTGCTGGCCACGGCTGCAGACATGATGCGCGACCGCCAGCTCACCTTCCTCGACCTGCCCCACGACACCCAGAAGCCCGCCAAGCCGCCCCAGACCAACGTCATCTCCGACAAGGACCGCGTCGCCATGTCGCGGCGGCCCACCATCGACCGCAAAACGCTCGACGAGCTCAGGGATAGCCGCCGGCCTGGAGCTCCAGGATCAGACGCTCCCGCCGCCCCACCGATGCAGGGACAACCTCCGCAACAGCAGCCACAGCAGAGCTCTCCGGCGAACCAACTTGCCCATCTGGAGGCGCCGCCGATCGGACGTCCCCGGCCGACCACCCCGAATTTCTCCACTGGTTCAGGCTCGGCTGGTTCGGCCATCGATCAGGCGGCTCGTGCTGCGGCGGCCGCCCGCTCCTCAGGCGGTGGCGCCGCGGGCGATGCCGGCGACTACGGCCTTGGCTTAGGCAAGAGCGGCGCGAGCCTCGGCGGGGGTGTTGACATCCTCAGTGACACGATGGGGGTCGACTTCGCACCCTATCTGAAGCGTATCCAACACATCATTCAAACAAACTGGAACAATCTGATCCCGGAAGGCGCCTATCCGCCCTTGCGGAAACATGGCAAGGTCGCCATCGATTTCGCGATCCTGAAGGACGGCAGCGTCGCCGGCATGAAGCTTTACGGGCCTTCGGGAGATGTTTCCCTCGACCGTGCCGCCTGGGGCGGCATCACCGGGTCCAATCCGTTCCCGCCTCTTCCATCGGAATTCCCCGGCCAGTACCTGGCCATCCGCTGCCGCTTCTACTACAACCCGGAGCGCGGCGAACTGCGCTAA
- a CDS encoding Gfo/Idh/MocA family oxidoreductase, translating to MPESGTIRVGVVGVGAFGRNHARVYRELAQQGGVQLAAVVDADPAAAAAAGKQFDAPVVSSLAALKGSVDAVSIAVPTVEHLAVARELMEAGIDVLIEKPLASSLAEADELIRLAQRTGRIVQVGHLERFNPAVRATVPLLTRPLFFEVHRLSVFTPRSLDVDVVLDLMIHDLDVVLSFVDSPVKEIRAVGLPILSDKVDIANVRMEFDSGCVANFTASRVSTERVRKLRFFQPHQYISIDYTRQDLMVFSVDPAKAAEVPGELLPSANPGIGMQKPPVTSEEPLRAELRSFLDAVRTRSRPLVALEDGRRALAVALDVLAAIREHSRRLRLDVLSPQVPRK from the coding sequence TTGCCGGAATCGGGAACAATCCGCGTGGGCGTGGTCGGGGTGGGCGCCTTCGGACGCAACCATGCCCGGGTCTACCGCGAGCTGGCGCAGCAGGGCGGCGTGCAGCTCGCCGCAGTCGTGGACGCCGATCCCGCCGCCGCCGCGGCCGCCGGCAAGCAGTTCGACGCGCCCGTCGTCTCTTCGCTCGCCGCGCTGAAGGGCAGCGTGGATGCCGTCTCCATCGCCGTTCCCACGGTCGAGCATCTCGCCGTCGCCCGCGAGCTGATGGAAGCCGGCATCGACGTGCTCATCGAGAAGCCTCTCGCCTCCTCGCTGGCGGAGGCCGACGAGCTCATCCGCCTGGCGCAGCGCACCGGCCGCATCGTCCAGGTCGGCCATCTCGAGCGCTTCAACCCGGCCGTCCGCGCCACCGTACCGCTTCTCACGCGGCCGCTGTTCTTCGAGGTGCACCGTCTCAGCGTCTTCACCCCGCGCTCACTCGACGTGGACGTGGTGCTCGACCTCATGATCCACGACCTCGACGTGGTGCTCTCCTTCGTGGATTCGCCGGTCAAGGAGATCCGCGCCGTCGGCCTGCCCATCCTCTCCGACAAGGTGGACATCGCCAACGTGCGCATGGAATTCGACTCCGGCTGCGTGGCCAACTTCACCGCCAGCCGCGTCTCCACCGAGCGCGTGCGCAAGCTGCGCTTCTTCCAGCCGCACCAGTACATTTCCATCGATTACACGCGACAGGATCTGATGGTGTTCAGCGTGGATCCGGCCAAGGCTGCGGAGGTCCCCGGAGAACTGCTCCCCTCGGCCAATCCCGGCATCGGCATGCAGAAGCCGCCGGTGACCTCCGAGGAGCCGCTGAGGGCGGAGCTGCGCTCCTTCCTTGACGCGGTGCGGACGCGCTCCCGCCCCCTGGTCGCGCTCGAAGATGGCCGCCGCGCCTTGGCCGTGGCTCTCGACGTGCTTGCCGCCATCCGCGAGCACAGCCGCCGCCTGCGTCTTGACGTCCTCTCCCCGCAGGTGCCGCGAAAATGA
- a CDS encoding superoxide dismutase, protein MAHTLPELPYAFSALEPHIDAKTMEIHHDKHHAAYVNNLNAALEKHPELQKETVEELLRNLNSVPEDIRTAVRNNAGGHSNHSMFWTIMAPQAGGPASGRVADAVKETFGEFGQFQEKFNDAGAKRFGSGWVWLVGNKSGKIEIISTANQDSPLMDGLFPIMGNDVWEHAYYLKYQNRRPDYLKAWWSVVNWEAVNKRFEEFLRQAKQAAA, encoded by the coding sequence ATGGCGCACACATTGCCTGAACTACCCTATGCATTTTCGGCTCTCGAGCCCCATATCGATGCCAAGACGATGGAGATCCATCACGACAAGCACCACGCGGCGTACGTAAACAATCTGAACGCCGCCCTCGAAAAACATCCCGAGCTGCAGAAGGAGACGGTCGAAGAACTGCTGCGCAACCTCAACAGCGTCCCCGAGGATATCCGCACCGCCGTGCGAAATAACGCCGGTGGTCACTCCAACCATTCGATGTTCTGGACCATCATGGCGCCCCAGGCGGGCGGCCCGGCCAGCGGTAGGGTCGCGGACGCAGTCAAGGAGACCTTCGGCGAGTTCGGCCAATTCCAGGAAAAATTCAACGATGCCGGCGCCAAACGCTTCGGCAGCGGCTGGGTATGGCTGGTGGGCAACAAGAGCGGGAAGATCGAGATCATCTCCACCGCCAACCAGGACAGCCCGCTCATGGATGGCCTGTTCCCGATTATGGGCAACGACGTCTGGGAGCACGCTTACTACCTCAAGTACCAGAACCGGCGTCCCGACTACCTGAAAGCGTGGTGGAGCGTTGTGAACTGGGAGGCGGTGAACAAGCGCTTCGAGGAGTTCCTGCGGCAGGCGAAGCAAGCTGCGGCGTAA
- the lpxI gene encoding UDP-2,3-diacylglucosamine diphosphatase LpxI (LpxI, functionally equivalent to LpxH, replaces it in LPS biosynthesis in a minority of bacteria.) yields MSEKLGLIAGNGNFPLLLLDAARSRGAEVIVAAIKEETWPEIERRGAKAVYWLSLGELSKLIDTFKKEGVTQAIMAGQVKHKQIFSSIRPDWRLAKLLMSLGTRNTDSLIGGVAKVLADEGITLLSSTTYLEPLLARPGVLTQRVPTEQERKSIEYGRAVARHLAQYDIGQTVVIAESACVAVEAMEGTDDTIRRAGELMKTLSEPASTLTRELTVVKVAKPNQDMRFDVPVVGLPTIGVMRDSGATCLALDAGQCLLLDGDAMLRAANDAGISIVAE; encoded by the coding sequence ATGTCCGAAAAACTTGGCTTGATCGCGGGCAACGGCAATTTCCCGCTGCTCCTTCTCGACGCCGCCAGGTCTCGCGGCGCAGAGGTCATCGTAGCCGCCATCAAGGAAGAGACCTGGCCTGAGATCGAGCGTCGTGGCGCCAAGGCCGTCTACTGGCTATCCCTGGGCGAACTTTCCAAGCTGATCGACACATTCAAAAAAGAAGGTGTGACCCAGGCCATCATGGCCGGCCAGGTGAAGCACAAGCAGATCTTCTCGTCCATCCGGCCGGACTGGCGCCTGGCCAAGCTGCTGATGTCTCTTGGCACGCGCAATACCGATTCTCTGATCGGGGGCGTCGCCAAGGTGCTGGCCGACGAAGGCATCACCCTCCTCAGCTCCACCACGTATCTCGAGCCGCTGCTGGCCAGGCCGGGCGTGCTCACCCAGCGCGTGCCCACGGAGCAGGAGCGCAAGAGCATCGAGTACGGACGTGCCGTCGCCCGCCACCTCGCGCAATACGACATCGGCCAGACCGTCGTGATTGCCGAATCCGCCTGTGTCGCCGTCGAAGCGATGGAAGGGACCGACGACACCATCCGCCGCGCCGGCGAATTGATGAAGACTCTCAGCGAGCCCGCCTCGACCCTCACCCGCGAGCTCACTGTGGTAAAAGTCGCCAAGCCGAACCAGGATATGCGCTTCGATGTGCCCGTGGTCGGCCTGCCCACCATCGGGGTCATGCGCGACTCCGGCGCCACCTGCCTCGCCCTTGATGCCGGCCAGTGCCTCCTGCTCGACGGAGACGCGATGCTCCGCGCCGCCAATGACGCCGGCATCTCCATAGTCGCTGAGTGA
- the lpxA gene encoding acyl-ACP--UDP-N-acetylglucosamine O-acyltransferase, with protein MIHSTAIVDVGARVPDSCQIGPFCVIDADVELGEHCELVSHVHIGGPAKIGADNRFFPFAAVGLAPQDLKYAGEPTRLEIGDHNDIREYVTINRGTAGGGGLTRVGSHCLIMAYTHIAHDCHIGDHVIMANAATLGGHVTVEEWAVVGALCPVHQYTRIGAHSYIGGGTTVTKDVLPFSKTVAYRDTHAYGVNALGLERRGFSRERIRKIHHAYKLLLASKLNTSQALEKLKSEADRGEDVDMLIRFIESSERGVIK; from the coding sequence ATGATCCACAGCACGGCGATCGTCGACGTAGGCGCCCGCGTCCCCGACTCCTGCCAGATCGGCCCCTTCTGTGTCATCGATGCGGACGTGGAGCTGGGCGAGCACTGCGAGCTAGTCTCCCACGTGCATATTGGCGGGCCGGCAAAGATCGGCGCGGATAACAGGTTTTTCCCGTTCGCCGCCGTCGGGCTGGCGCCCCAGGACCTGAAGTACGCCGGAGAGCCAACGCGCCTGGAGATCGGCGACCACAACGACATCCGCGAGTACGTCACCATCAACCGGGGCACCGCGGGCGGAGGCGGTCTTACGCGCGTGGGCAGCCATTGCCTGATCATGGCCTACACCCACATCGCCCACGATTGCCACATCGGGGACCACGTGATCATGGCCAACGCCGCTACCCTCGGCGGCCACGTTACGGTCGAGGAATGGGCCGTGGTGGGCGCCCTCTGCCCGGTGCACCAGTACACCCGCATCGGCGCGCATTCCTATATCGGCGGCGGAACCACCGTCACCAAGGACGTCCTGCCGTTCTCCAAGACGGTCGCCTACCGGGATACCCACGCCTATGGCGTCAACGCCCTCGGACTGGAGCGCCGCGGCTTCTCCAGGGAGCGCATCCGCAAGATCCACCACGCCTACAAGCTCCTGCTGGCGTCGAAACTGAACACCTCGCAGGCGCTGGAGAAACTGAAGTCCGAAGCCGACCGCGGCGAAGACGTGGATATGCTGATCCGTTTCATTGAAAGCTCAGAACGCGGTGTGATTAAGTAG
- the fabZ gene encoding 3-hydroxyacyl-ACP dehydratase FabZ, producing MSTETTAPPLAGKTTLDVNEIQRILPHRYPFLLIDRVIDLRRKQRIVALKNVTINEPFFAGHFPGYPIMPGVLIVEALAQAGGALLLTEVAGRDGKLLFFTGIERAKFRKPVVPGDQLRLEVDVLVWRQNAVRMQGKAFVGDKLCCEAIVTCQLVDRPAATP from the coding sequence ATGAGTACTGAAACGACCGCACCGCCACTGGCGGGCAAGACGACGCTGGACGTGAACGAGATCCAGCGCATCCTGCCCCACCGCTATCCGTTCCTGCTCATCGACCGCGTCATCGACCTGAGGCGCAAGCAGCGCATTGTCGCACTGAAGAACGTAACCATCAACGAGCCGTTCTTCGCCGGACATTTTCCCGGCTATCCCATCATGCCGGGCGTACTCATCGTGGAAGCCCTCGCCCAGGCCGGAGGCGCATTGCTGCTGACCGAAGTCGCGGGCCGCGACGGCAAGCTGCTGTTCTTTACCGGCATCGAGCGCGCCAAGTTCCGCAAGCCGGTCGTTCCCGGCGACCAGCTCCGCCTCGAGGTGGACGTCCTGGTCTGGCGCCAGAACGCCGTGCGCATGCAGGGCAAGGCCTTCGTCGGCGACAAGCTCTGCTGCGAGGCGATCGTGACCTGCCAGCTCGTCGACCGGCCCGCCGCCACCCCATGA
- a CDS encoding M20 family metallopeptidase, producing the protein MLETLRGLVELESPSHDKAALERLAQRLAREFAHRGGKAQFHDRDKNGPHVQLDFTGGSGKPVLLLGHYDTVWAVGTLGKMPFHVDKVRAWGPGIFDMKAGIVMMMCALEALAHGGGLPRPVTVLLVSDEEIGSESSRAVTESLARTSAAVLVLEPAYGPKGACKTARKGVGDFAVRVTGVAAHSGLDFEKGHNAVLELARQIERVAGFTDLKRGITVSANIVRGGARRNVVPAEAEAEIDVRIAHAKDGATIGKKFRSLKPFDPKCRIEVRGGINRPPLERTREVARLYGQAREIARELGFELKEAAVGGGSDGNFTAGLGIPTLDGLGAVGDGAHATTEHVLIAELPRRAAMLARLIETV; encoded by the coding sequence ATGCTGGAAACGCTGCGCGGCCTGGTGGAGCTGGAGTCGCCGAGCCACGACAAGGCGGCGCTGGAGCGGCTGGCGCAGCGCCTGGCGAGGGAGTTCGCCCACCGTGGCGGCAAGGCCCAGTTCCACGACCGGGACAAGAATGGTCCCCACGTGCAGCTGGATTTCACCGGCGGGAGCGGCAAGCCGGTGCTCTTGCTCGGGCATTACGACACCGTATGGGCGGTCGGGACATTGGGAAAGATGCCGTTCCACGTCGACAAGGTGCGCGCCTGGGGGCCCGGCATCTTCGACATGAAGGCCGGGATCGTGATGATGATGTGCGCGCTGGAGGCACTCGCACACGGCGGCGGTCTGCCCCGTCCGGTGACCGTGTTGCTGGTGAGCGACGAGGAGATCGGGAGCGAGTCCTCGCGCGCGGTGACTGAATCGCTGGCCAGGACGTCGGCGGCTGTCCTGGTGCTGGAGCCGGCGTACGGGCCGAAAGGCGCTTGCAAGACGGCGCGGAAGGGCGTCGGAGACTTCGCCGTAAGGGTCACCGGCGTGGCCGCCCACTCCGGCCTGGATTTCGAGAAGGGGCACAATGCGGTGCTGGAGCTGGCGCGGCAGATCGAGCGCGTGGCCGGGTTCACCGACTTGAAACGAGGGATCACGGTGAGCGCGAACATCGTCCGCGGAGGCGCGCGCCGGAACGTGGTGCCGGCGGAAGCCGAGGCAGAGATCGACGTGCGCATCGCGCACGCAAAAGACGGCGCCACCATCGGGAAGAAGTTCCGTTCGCTGAAGCCTTTCGACCCCAAGTGCAGGATCGAGGTCAGGGGCGGGATCAACCGGCCGCCGTTGGAGCGGACTCGGGAGGTCGCGCGCCTGTACGGGCAGGCCCGAGAGATCGCCCGCGAACTCGGATTCGAACTGAAGGAAGCGGCGGTGGGTGGCGGCTCGGACGGCAATTTCACCGCCGGGCTCGGCATCCCGACGCTGGACGGACTAGGGGCCGTCGGCGACGGCGCTCACGCCACCACGGAGCACGTCCTGATCGCGGAGTTGCCTCGGCGGGCGGCCATGCTGGCGCGGCTGATCGAAACCGTGTAG
- the tatA gene encoding twin-arginine translocase TatA/TatE family subunit, with translation MFGKLGLPELLVIMAIALLIFGPGKLAELGKGMGEGIKGFKAAIKDDKEPEKKP, from the coding sequence ATGTTTGGCAAATTAGGGTTGCCGGAGCTGCTCGTCATCATGGCCATCGCTCTGCTCATCTTCGGCCCGGGAAAGCTCGCCGAACTGGGCAAAGGCATGGGCGAAGGCATCAAGGGTTTCAAGGCAGCGATCAAGGACGACAAAGAGCCGGAAAAGAAGCCGTAG
- a CDS encoding Maf family protein, giving the protein MILASASPRRAELLRNAGLDFVVRPAHIPEQRQDSEPPREYAIRLARDKARAVAAQNPGAFVLGADTIVVADEHVLEKPADSADAARMLRLLSGRTHQVTTAVGLIGPGVEDTATETTEVVMSVISEDEIRAYVATGEPLDKAGAYAIQGIASRWVTRIDGCYFNVVGLPVPLVYRMLRERRAI; this is encoded by the coding sequence CTGATTCTTGCTTCGGCCTCACCGCGCCGCGCCGAGCTGTTGCGCAATGCGGGACTGGATTTCGTGGTCCGTCCCGCGCACATCCCCGAGCAGCGCCAGGACTCGGAGCCGCCGCGCGAGTATGCCATCCGTCTGGCGCGAGACAAGGCCCGCGCCGTCGCAGCCCAGAACCCCGGCGCATTCGTCCTCGGCGCCGACACCATCGTCGTCGCCGACGAACACGTTCTGGAGAAGCCCGCCGACTCCGCCGACGCCGCGCGCATGCTTCGCCTGCTCTCCGGACGCACCCACCAGGTCACGACCGCCGTGGGCCTCATCGGCCCCGGCGTGGAAGACACCGCAACCGAGACCACCGAGGTCGTCATGAGCGTGATTTCAGAAGATGAGATTCGCGCCTACGTCGCTACCGGCGAGCCCTTGGACAAGGCTGGCGCCTACGCCATCCAGGGCATCGCCTCGCGCTGGGTAACGCGCATCGACGGCTGCTACTTCAATGTCGTGGGATTGCCGGTGCCGCTGGTGTACAGGATGCTGCGGGAGAGAAGAGCTATTTAG